From one Trifolium pratense cultivar HEN17-A07 linkage group LG1, ARS_RC_1.1, whole genome shotgun sequence genomic stretch:
- the LOC123904051 gene encoding serine/threonine-protein kinase D6PKL1-like, translating to MGSFSGTCEIVEAREDINTVKDAGIYQSSSGYSVSEKNQKLPALKLGYKDNLDNDINKLFESITLKSSSRDLSFLPDGTSPNMRSALKKPMTVPRSPRVGISEPVTLKQALRDLCISKASEMAAMKRLSKSAASPRISEAGKIQTLYNSVVTDARRSGPSNVESKGSSTEISLVLEEDKSLVLNKESPPHQTSKSTPLSQNAHSSKNAVATTQNDSGASLMQSDSECSTSKAGVSAQPSEPTQIENQMSASSSSCCNTDGSKVELPEKDSSPKKLGNKASMSKNVRKGMVQTISSSSVNGNRVCKLSRNSPRTVKSVIKTKSLGKKKLKQGSDSALHVPPSNEENNNPVLTATPLVCERCWCEIENTNKESSKGIISLGTPSPADGINLKSVLSGPASNGCNRGIEVAKVKKNTRLKEQLEFSQSSKSSQGDYSSSTSTSDESNISGSSCGNRPHMSKDFRWQAIRDAQMQHGVLGLRHFNLLKKLGCGDIGTVYLSELIGQNCLFAIKVMDNEFLARRKKMPRAQTEREILRMLDHPFLPTLYAQFTSENLSCLVMEYCPGGDLHVLRQKQLGRCFSEPAARFYVAEVLLALEYLHMLGVVYRDLKPENILVREDGHIMLTDFDLSLRCDVSPTLLKSSDIDPAKVSGTCTKSSCIEPFCIEPSCQVACFSPRFLPPAAKARKLKADLAAYIRSLPQLVAEPTDARSNSFVGTHEYLAPEIIKGEGHGAAVDWWTFGVFLYELLYGRTPFKGSNNEETLANVVLQNLRFPDSPFVSFQARDLIKGLLVKEPENRLGTEKGAAEIKQHPFFEGLNWALIRCAIPPELPDLCEFELGLSDMIAQSQSKDGKFLECTTTGEQVEFELF from the exons ATGGGATCATTCTCGGGCACTTGTGAAATTGTTGAAGCAAGGGAAGACATAAATACAGTGAAAGATGCAGGGATATATCAGTCCAGTTCTGGATATAGTGTGTCTGAGAAAAATCAGAAGCTTCCTGCTCTGAAACTGGGATACAAGGATAATCTAGATAATGATATTAATAAGCTGTTTGAATCAATTACTCTCAAGTCTTCATCAAGGGATTTGAGCTTTCTACCAGATGGAACAAGTCCTAATATGAGAAGTGCATTAAAAAAGCCAATGACAGTGCCTCGATCCCCACGAGTTGGGATTTCTGAGCCGGTGACTTTGAAGCAGGCATTAAGAGACCTATGTATATCTAAGGCATCGGAAATGGCTGCTATGAAAAGGTTATCAAAGTCAGCAGCTTCTCCGAGAATATCAGAGGCCGGGAAGATACAAACATTGTACAATTCAGTTGTCACTGATGCTAGAAGATCCGGGCCTTCTAATGTTGAGAGTAAAGGGAGTTCAACTGAAATATCTCTGGTGCTAGAAGAAGACAAGTCACTTGTCTTGAATAAAGAATCTCCGCCTCATCAAACTTCCAAAAGCACACCATTGAGCCAAAATGCCCATTCTTCCAAAAACGCAGTTGCAACTACACAAAATGATTCAGGGGCTTCATTGATGCAAAGTGATTCGGAATGTTCGACAAGTAAAGCCGGGGTTTCAGCCCAACCATCAGAACCTACTCAAATAGAAAATCAAATGTCTGCTTCCTCTTCATCTTGTTGTAACACCGATGGAAGTAAAGTAGAGTTGCCTGAAAAAGATTCTTCACCTAAAAAGTTAGGAAATAAAGCATCTATGTCGAAGAATGTGCGGAAAGGTATGGTACaaacaatatcttcctcttcaGTGAATGGCAATAGAGTGTGCAAACTTTCGCGCAATAGCCCCCGAACAGTAAAATCCGTCATAAAAACCAAGAGTTTGGGTAAGAAGAAACTAAAGCAGGGCTCTGATTCTGCTTTACATGTTCCTCCATCCAATGAGGAAAATAACAACCCAGTTCTCACTGCAACTCCACTTGTTTGTGAGAGATGTTGGTGTGAAATCGAAAATACAAATAAAGAAAGCAGCAAAGGTATTATATCATTAGGCACCCCAAGCCCTGCAGATGGAATAAACTTGAAAAGTGTACTCTCTGGGCCAGCATCAAATGGTTGTAATAGAGGCATAGAAGTTGCAAAAGTGAAAAAGAATACCAGATTGAAAGAGCAGCTTGAATTTTCACAAAGTTCAAAGAGTAGCCAAGGTGACTACAGTAGTAGTACAAGTACCAGTGACGAGAGTAATATCAGTGGTTCTAGCTGTGGCAATAGGCCTCACATGTCGAAGGACTTTAGATGGCAAGCTATACGAGATGCTCAAATGCAGCATGGCGTCCTGGGCTTGAGACActtcaatcttttgaagaaacTTGGTTGTGGAGACATTGGTACTGTATATCTTTCTGAACTAATTGGCCAAAATTGTTTGTTTGCTATTAAAGTAATGGACAATGAATTTTTGGCAAGAAGGAAGAAGATGCCTAGGGCTCAAACTGAAAGGGAAATATTACGAATGCTGGATCATCCTTTTCTTCCAACACTATATGCACAGTTTACATCAGAAAATCTGTCATGTCTGGTCATGGAGTATTGTCCTGGAGGAGATCTTCATGTTCTACGTCAGAAACAGCTTGGTAGATGTTTTTCAGAGCCAGCAGCAAG GTTTTACGTAGCTGAAGTCCTTCTTGCTTTGGAGTACTTGCACATGCTTGGAGTTGTTTACCGTGATTTGAAACCAGAAAACATTCTTGTTCGAGAAGACGGTCACATTATGCTCACAGATTTTGACCTTTCACTCAGGTGTGACGTTAGCCCAACACTTCTGAAATCATCTGATATAGATCCAGCCAAGGTTTCTGGTACATGCACAAAGTCAAGCTGCATCGAGCCATTCTGCATTGAACCATCTTGTCAAGTTGCATGTTTCAGTCCTAGATTCTTACCACCTGCTGCAAAAGCAAGGAAACTAAAAGCTGATCTTGCTGCTTATATCAGATCATTGCCGCAGCTTGTGGCAGAGCCCACGGATGCAAGATCAAATTCCTTTGTTGGTACGCATGAATACCTAGCACCTGAGATCATCAAAGGAGAGGGACATGGAGCTGCAGTTGATTGGTGGACATTTGGTGTTTTTCTTTATGAACTTTTATATGGTAGAACACCCTTCAAAGGTTCTAACAATGAAGAAACATTAGCCAACGTCGTCTTGCAAAATCTCCGATTCCCTGATAGCCCGTTTGTTAGTTTCCAAGCAAGGGATCTTATTAAAGGGTTGTTGGTTAAAGAGCCTGAAAACCGTTTAGGTACAGAGAAAGGCGCTGCAGAGATTAAACAACATCCCTTCTTTGAGGGCCTTAATTGGGCATTAATACGTTGTGCTATCCCACCAGAACTTCCTGACCTTTGTGAATTTGAATTGGGACTTTCAGACATGATTGCACAGTCACAAAGCAAGGATGGCAAATTTTTAGAGTGTACAACAACAGGAGAACAAGTGGAATTTGAGTTGTTTTAG